From Mytilus edulis chromosome 8, xbMytEdul2.2, whole genome shotgun sequence, one genomic window encodes:
- the LOC139484508 gene encoding E3 ubiquitin-protein ligase TRIM9-like, whose amino-acid sequence MTQAASKTCEICVSSPGHNYCEQCEQLFCDGCKISHLRTKMSKDHTFLSGPNINPGVKQYCKEHDETFIYYCMECNSPICKICVIKKHKSHDFAEIKETTDGIKAEVKKGMDMKMEHLQSKIADIEQSSNKYQTDVNGIIHAIREEGRHLKELIDKKVESLVKSVKEEETKNLQILQSNKNEIKAALNKAKEQQKFYQDSQGIKDTTKLVQKLKQIKSQIDKREEIHIPIMPSVKYVRQKVAEHEIEKLFGELTFG is encoded by the coding sequence ATGACACAGGCTGCTTCTAAAACGTGTGAGATATGTGTATCTAGTCCTGGGCATAACTATTGCGAACAGTGCGAACAGCTGTTTTGTGATGGATGTAAAATATCTCATTTACGGACAaaaatgagcaaagaccatacatTTCTAAGTGGCCCAAATATAAACCCTGGAGTTAAACAATATTGTAAAGAACACGatgaaacatttatatattaCTGCATGGAATGTAATTCGCCAATATGCAAAATATGTGTGATTAAAAAACACAAATCACACGACTTTGCTGAAATCAAGGAAACAACTGACGGAATCAAAGCTGAGGTCAAAAAGGGGATGGACATGAAGATGGAACATTTACAGTCAAAGATAGCAGATATTGAACAAAGTTCAAACAAATACCAAACTGATGTTAACGGAATCATTCATGCTATCAGGGAAGAAGGGAGACACTTAAAAGAGCTGATTGATAAGAAAGTCGAAAGTCTGGTTAAATCGGTGAAAGAGGAAGAAACAAagaatttacaaattttacagtCCAATAAAAATGAGATTAAAGCAGCTTTGAATAAGGCAAAGGAGCAGCAGAAGTTCTATCAAGACTCACAGGGTATAAAAGATACTACGAAATTGGTACAAAAGCTAAAACAAATTAAGTCCCAAATCGACAAAAGAGAAGAAATACATATTCCTATAATGCCATCAGTCAAATATGTTAGACAAAAAGTAGCAGAGCATGAAATAGAAAAACTGTTTGGGGAATTAACATTTGGGTAA